Below is a window of Lytechinus variegatus isolate NC3 chromosome 4, Lvar_3.0, whole genome shotgun sequence DNA.
AATTCTCACTGAAGAATTGATGAATTATGGGTACAGGTCAGGCTCCCTCTTTTCCAGATTTAGCACAAGATGGCGCTATTCCACGTGTTTAGCGTGATCTGTGCTATAAATTCTAAGTTCTAGAAGTAGGGCCCAGTAAATCGATGTGCTCTACATAAAGAACGTCAATTTCCTTACATTATTCGGATTAAAAAGCAAACATCATAATTTCAATAATGTATATATCATAAGAAATCCCCAAGTTCATGTGTTTGCATAATAAACTCCACGTATCAGTCTGTATCATCTTCACATCAGTTTAATTATAAGCCAGACATACTTTTATCTAtgtcaaatttgataaaattattatattaCTTATACTGacattatgatgattatcatttacGAATTTATGCAGCTATCTGTCttttcatcatcaatatcatcatcatcattatgataagaatttccattatattttcatttaggaTACGTTCTCGTTGGACTTAACCCGGTACATCGGCGACATGGTCAATATTACAGCACTACAGCTGGTAGACAACCAAAGTCCCGAGAATAAACAGATCTTGCAGGAGTATAAGGATTATGCGTTGCAGAATGGAGTAGGACCGGAAGATGCAGGCATGACGGTAAGATGGTGACTCTGAATTTGAATAATACATTTAGCTCAGCTAAAATCTGGAATCAATATAAATCCTtaagatttttcttttaattttgacttatgagaattcatatattttacgGTTAGATCCAGTCTCTTACTGGTCAGTATATCACAACAGATCTAGATGGCATTTGaacatgaggggggggggggggcgtgaaaACTGAAACGTAACGCCATTTTTTAAATCGGATTATAGGGGCTTACAGCATCACGATTCGGGcatctttaaaaatattcatctttCTTCGTTCCTGCTGTTTCGGTCGACAAAGGAAGACCAATTTGTTCCTTTTAAgggtgtgttgtgtgtgtgtgtgtgggggggggggtgggctagATGCCATAACAGTGAagtcatttctttttccaattgAGTAACATGACAAAATAGAGATTTCTACGAATAAGGGCATTTCTATTTACAGTATGTACTTTCCTTTCAATTTGTTTCTTACTCTTTTTTCAGtactttcaaaataatttgtaaatcGCCCCTGAATACCAGTATCtgatattatcataattttttcttccatgTTCATTTCTTGATTCGGTTGTACAGGCTGAGGGTGTGTTAACATACGACGGCGTGAACCTAGTCTCCAAGGCTTTGCACCGTGCTAACCGTCAGACGACCGATTTAGCAGTCAAGGCACTCTCGTGTGAAACCAGTCAAGCGTGGGAAACGGGTCTCACACTGTACAACGATATCGAATCGGTAAAGAGGAAATTAGGATACTTTATCACAAAGAGTTGTTATGAATTCGGTCAAACTCAtccatggaaatccatcaatgtcatatttttagacaggaaatttgcacaatgcccCTTTGGAAATAGATTAGATTGAGTACGCTGAATTTTCAAGACATTGGTGCACGTTTTTAGACCAGACACATGCATGTTAGGAGTTGGTTTTGTTGGATTTCCGTAGTAGTGATCGGTCGCAACAGTTTGCAAGACGAGGCCAGGATTGCTTTATACCAATTTTTctaatattaacaaattttgtGCCTACGCAAACATAAAactaagagagaaaaaaatacacattttatggTTAATCATTAATAGTCCCGTGAAAGCGAACTCATTCTTTTTAACATTTATAGTAAAATAAGTACCCCGGGCCATTTCAAACAAGCCtgtttaaaatttgatattttatgtttggcagaaaatttacaagcaaaaacaaaatatatcacattGGTCTTCGCCTGTTTTTATAAAACACTTCCTTTCCAGGCCgatacattttatatttaggcATACATTCCCTTTTTCATCTTGGAAAAACAACAATCAGATTGGCCTAGCCATGATTATCATTTAATCGAATGATATGACCTAGTCAGATGAAACTGTAGGCCTCTGAATCTCAGGAAGATCTATCGATAAAGCAATTTTCTATGTGGGATCCTAGCCCACACACCCAAGAAATGCACCCGAACCTACCCACTGATAAGCCTATACCAATGTCGAGTAGAAGCTGAAAGAAGACACCCATGTTATGTCAGCGTCTATATACTACACATGACCATAACAAGATAACTCATGATGTAATCACTAGTCACAAtacgtttaaaaaaaaagaggatgcGTCAGCAGGCACTTGGTTCGGTCACACCAACAACCCGACTCCAAACCGGCCGATGTTATCCCATTCGAAATAAGTAATAACTTTGATTAGGATGGAATCCATTTCGTAGTTGGGACTGTAGCATCACAAATACGAGTTATGTACATTCCTACTGTGTCGGCCTCACCGAGGCGCCTCCCCTCATCGAGAACAGCGTCCCGGACAACTGACCTTGCGAAGCGGGGTGTGACGCTACTCCAATAAACTGTATTCCAAAAAAACTGAGGCGTCGAACATGACCTTCTTTGGTTTCGACCCCTCGTGTATTATAGGTCCATGGTGTTACTGATAGAAGTATGTCAAAGCATTCTGCGGTGTTTAGTCTGTCAAGTTAATGGTGTCTTCCAAGAGCAGAAAAGCAGTAAATGAAAATTAAGGTTAAGGGGTCAATACTCGTGTgctgaaagtacatgtatgatcgTATCATATAGATGTAGGCCGAATTTATGCCAGTGACAGccaaatgttgatttataatTGGAATTCggaaatatgaatttgaaatttgaaaatgaaaaaaaatattttgaaatatgaaatttacgtTTGACACTTGACATTTAAAGTTCGAAACTTGAaacaattgaaatttgaaattcaattttattttcaaaattgaacttgagatattgaaaattaaaaaggcATCGGTGTAGCTTATATTGGAGAATAAGATTTGAATATTGACCATGGATTTTGATACTTTAGGATTAatcttgatttttgttttattcttaattTAGACGATGGTGTCAGGACTAACGGGGGAGGTTGAATTCCAGGAGGGAGAGAGATCAAATACCGTCTTACACATTACATCCCTACACGAAGATGGTATGATACAGGTAAGAAAGGGTTTGGTTTCACAATGCTAACACTCGGCAGTTTGGGGGCAGAGATCCTACCTACATGTAGGCTTCTAGAAAATCATCTAATATGATAAGAAGAACGAACATGATGATAAAAAGTTAGCATTGAATGacaaacataatacaaaaagAAGGTAAACTCAAGGTCACGAACACGAATTAAAAAAGGATACGAAAAAGGATTGTAAAAGTCATAAATAAATAGCAAAAGTGAGATAGTAACGTTAATAATAACCCTTTTTCGACCAGATTAATCACCAGCTATAATTTCACTGGGCCCtcgataattacccttttttcgttCTTTAAATCAGACGAACGCCTGGAAAGAAGGCCGAATTATTTTAAGTATGAGTACGACTTGGTTGGTATTCGTACCCAGGTCTCTCCATTAATGAAGCAGGTACTTCACCAATGTATCGtttgtcatgtacatgtatttagtaCCCGAATTAAAgcagagagcggtgttggctcagtcggtaacgcgtctgcccgtcgaaccaaagatcgtgggttcgagtccaccccgggcggatgactgaagccagtgcgttgtgtgtaaacgtctctcccatgtttcatagatgcaggctatgttacaatggaaaacactccgtccctcggataggacgttaaatggaggtcccgtgtagaggagagtcatcacctttgcacgttaagaacccactgcactattcgtataagagtagggggaaccccggtgtagtggtccacctgcattccccccaatcagttatatcgggaggagagacctgcgggtcatagtgattcagttcgcttttcgcctcccaggcacaggtgacgccaaaaacaaaataataaaaaaaaataataatactcaGTACATCTCTTCAAGTATGTCATGGGAGGCAATTGAAAAAGGATTTTTCATCATGGCGGCGTGAGGGTGGGGAGGTCACGTGCTTTCGCTTGTTGTTTTACAAAGTTAAGAAGTTTTAATGGGGGCATATCCACCCGTCCCACGGATCATTCTCCGTGTTTCAAATTTACTGAACACCTGTTCATCTCCATTTGAAAGAAGTCCAACGCCATTTGAAATGGTCAAGAGAGATCAGATTCCTATGTCTTAATACTAATATATGCAATTTATCAAGGACCCCCTTCCCCAGTAAATGGGAAAATATCCAATAATTAACAACGTTACAAATCCATAGAATGTCTTCTGTTTATTACTTGCAGAAGTGGGTTGCTAGATATGACGACGAATTCGCTTTGGAGACTattctttaaagataaattccagttttggtaacgatctcaaaatgacttttcacagaatcaaatataattaccacccaagtgtttgtttgtatgaataaaaaatatgtgccaaaggattctggaagaaattgtgtaattgctgagaaataagcaaaataagcacggattcggtcacttccatcGGGTCTTTATTTCAGCAAAAATTATACACtttcccacgtgtgcctatctgtgttggtgatcttcagtgtgaacgtttttcagcgtagatttcaagatttcacaaagttcagtttatgtaactgtaccagatctagatcctcgatgatatagtgacagttaagcctggttttacagactttctcatgaaatcagtgtttactgcaactactggtatttctctttaaacaaaatatcatgtgttTTCAGGTAGGGAACTGGTCTGAACAAGATGGAATCGAGATGTATCCTATCCAGTATCAATCTTCAGCAGGTTCTCGATCTGGAATCAACAGGACACTGGTGGTGACAACTGTACTGGTATGAAGTTCAGGTTCTTTCCTTTTTGtgatgttgttgttattattgaaaAGATGAAATACGTTGTACTTTAATGCATCAGTGGGATCTGTCTGACCATTGATTCCAGCAACGACCCTGGTATCCattggtaactaccatggtaacaaccAATGTAACAATGTACAACATCCATtaaaaaatcaaggatttctgGATAGTCACCAATAGGTGACAAAGTTACCAAAGTAGTAACCTTTAtgcacttttatttttttttatttcattttattttatactttGCTGTTAACGTTATAAATATTATTCCCCTGGCCAGAGGTATGGAGAGTAGCTgtaaaatttgataattatgaCACCCTCGTTCTTATAAATAGTTTACTTTCAATTCCCCCCTAAAATATAAGCTATTGAATCAACTATCCAGTGTTTGAACTTCTGATAGCGGTGTAAATTTAGAATGATATAATAAGTTGactgcattatttttatttttgtgtgtagGGTGTGTGAATGCAAGAAGGAGTGGGGGAGTAAAACTGATTGCAGCAGTGTAAAACACGTTGAAAATAGATCAGTCGCTTAATGACAAGCGTGCTCTCTTTGTCCCTGAACAGGAGAAGCCGTTTGTGATGTTCAAGCAGACAGAAGATGGTCGTACTCTAGAAGGTAATGCAAGGTTTGAAGGATTCTGCATCGACCTACTACAGTTCATCTCAGAGAAGGTTGGCTTTGATTACAGGATCAAACTAGTAGAAGACGGTAACTACGGAGGTCAACTGGAAAATGGATCTTTTGATGGAATGGTGGCCGAGCTTATGGAAAGGGTACGTCATGCCCAGTTGTCCTAAATCACTAATCCTTCAACAACAAATGAATAACTGGTTTTGTTGGCAACAACATAATACGTTTTTAAAGATCTAATATAACAAGCTTCAAAGTGATGGaaacatgtattaaaatatttaaggaaaagtttatgatttttcatcaattttgctCGTGGAATTGGCATCATTTTATTCATACCTCGCATAGCGGTGCAACATTACTTTATGGAAAAACCAAAAgaccaaaagaaaggaaaacTATGAAACTCGATGATAGCGAAATGACCGAGGAGATAATGCACTTGGGTCTCATTCATGTTCCATCAACCTCGGTCTGTGCCGATAGGACCACGCCCAATGTCCGTGTTTTATAAGTCTTAACTTATCATAAGGctgtactaaaaaaaaatcccatgaaagggggaggggatCTCACAAAAAAGtgtttgaaaacatatttagaaggatttttattttcatttatgattaaaaTATAGATTTGCGGCACACTTTCACTGGAATTCTGTGAAAAATAGCCTAAACAACAACAGTCAACATAGCATATAACCAATTATTATTAGCCATTTGGATTCCAGTCTGTAACTTATATGACTTAATTCAGGCAGGttatttttcatactttatgGTGTTcacttttttctcaaaatattgtaattatcaCTAATCGCTTAATAAACGGACATTTCATTACATCTTAGAAAGCTGATCTAGCCGTGGCGCCACTCACCATCTCCTACGTACGAGAGCAAGTCATCGACTTCTCCAAGCCCTTCATGTATCTAGGAGTGACCATCTTGTACCGCGTTCCTGAACCTCAGAACCCCGGTGTCTTCTCCTTCCTCAATCCACTGTCCTTTGACATATGGATGTACATCATCATGGCCTATCTAACCGTCAGTCTCTCCTTCTTCATGCTGGCCCGGTTCAGTCCGTACGAGTGGTACAACTCCCATCCGATCAACCCAGAATACGACGCGGTCGAGAACCAGTTCACCCTGCTCAGCTGTCTCTGGTTCTCCTTTGGTGGTCTCATGCAGCAGGGATCCGAGCTGAACCCCAAGGCCTTCTCCACCAGGGTTCTCAGTGGCTTCTGGTGGTTCTTCTCGCTCATCTTGGTCTCGTCTTACACTGCTAATCTAGCTGCTTTCCTGACAGTCGAGAGGATGGTCTCACCTATCACCAACGCAGACGACCTTGCCAAACAGACGACTATAGAATACGGCACGAGGACGAGTGGAGCCACGAATACATTTTTCAGTGTAAGTTTACTTTTCATCAGAATTGATATTTTTCAGTccaatatatcattttgatgtGAAATTTACTTTCAATGGACTACATGTTCGAGTAATTAAGGGTAGCGCAAAGTGTTAGCATGTAACGcctgaattatatattttcattcttataaGAACATGTATAACactgttatgcatttttttttatgtttgttggaCCACTTAGCATATTCTACCTATTCATGATCTACAAATAAGgttaactactactactcttactactactgctactactactactactactaccaccactactactactactcctcctacttctacctcttctactactacatcttcttcttcgtcttcatctactactactattactactactactactactactctcaCTTCTAtgtactactcttactactactactactactactactactactactactaccactactactactactcctacttctacctcttctactactactactactactactactactactactacttcatcATCTtattcttctactactactactactcttactactactactctcaCTTCTAtgtactactcttactactactactactactactactactactactactactactactaccactactactgctactcctacttctacctcttctactactactactactactactacttttcttctactactactactactactcctgtCCTCCTATTACTActtctgcatgtacatgtactacaattAACCTTTCTCCTGCTCCTCTTCCACAATGTATTCTGATTCTTATGtaccaaaatttaaaatgtgGCATGGAATCGCACGTTAATTAAAAGTGTGTTATTCACTGTAGTATTCGAAATTGATATGTAAGTTCATTGTTAGTGCAGATATACAATTGTCATACCACTTCAGAGCCTACAAGTTAGAAGGGGATCAAAAGATCTATTTTTGTCTTAATGAATGATAAGAATGATTAATAAGTAAGTGTTTGTTACCGCAAAATCgtaaaatagccttaaaaacTGACATACTGAAGATTTTCGACAGGCACTCGTCGGAGTAAAATCTCATGAATGACTTAAACgctagagcaaaaaaaagaagatatatacatgtataatagaaCAGAAACTACACAATGGACGCTAAATGGCGAG
It encodes the following:
- the LOC121413896 gene encoding glutamate receptor ionotropic, kainate 2-like isoform X2, which gives rise to MSSKEDLAFRFAIEKVNAKIRSDPSLNMSMLTYDIQHVKGNDTFEATNKVCQQLGVGVAAVFGPTSPHDSLAVQSVCDVMDIPHIQTHWVPKSHLPGESTTVTINMYPSNDVISKAISDLVTAFRWKRISIIYEDFSGLARLKDVLQLSMYKDTEITVYYTKSMPFGTMMKRIKSSGANHIIIDCSRRSLLIMLEKMLEAQMLLQGYSYILTALDTFSLDLTRYIGDMVNITALQLVDNQSPENKQILQEYKDYALQNGVGPEDAGMTAEGVLTYDGVNLVSKALHRANRQTTDLAVKALSCETSQAWETGLTLYNDIESTMVSGLTGEVEFQEGERSNTVLHITSLHEDGMIQVGNWSEQDGIEMYPIQYQSSAGSRSGINRTLVVTTVLEKPFVMFKQTEDGRTLEGNARFEGFCIDLLQFISEKVGFDYRIKLVEDGNYGGQLENGSFDGMVAELMERKADLAVAPLTISYVREQVIDFSKPFMYLGVTILYRVPEPQNPGVFSFLNPLSFDIWMYIIMAYLTVSLSFFMLARFSPYEWYNSHPINPEYDAVENQFTLLSCLWFSFGGLMQQGSELNPKAFSTRVLSGFWWFFSLILVSSYTANLAAFLTVERMVSPITNADDLAKQTTIEYGTRTSGATNTFFSRSKIHTYKTMWEFMSSRQHVFVQTYREGIDRVLNNKNYAFLMESTMAEYEVSQHCKNLTMIGGLMNSRGYGVGTPLGSRYRDEITKAILKLQEEDVLLELKNKWWKSGQCVRDDNSKDDASELGLKNIGGIFLVLVAGLILGIITVIAEFIWKSKQNAEIDKKSLCAEMMAGIRFAFRCNGKKKAPPSMEHKYIPSPYPTGINGQMIPMTETVA
- the LOC121413896 gene encoding glutamate receptor ionotropic, kainate 2-like isoform X1, yielding MSSKEDLAFRFAIEKVNAKIRSDPSLNMSMLTYDIQHVKGNDTFEATNKVCQQLGVGVAAVFGPTSPHDSLAVQSVCDVMDIPHIQTHWVPKSHLPGESTTVTINMYPSNDVISKAISDLVTAFRWKRISIIYEDFSGLARLKDVLQLSMYKDTEITVYYTKSMPFGTMMKRIKSSGANHIIIDCSRRSLLIMLEKMLQLQMLIDYYHYIITPLDTFSLDLTRYIGDMVNITALQLVDNQSPENKQILQEYKDYALQNGVGPEDAGMTAEGVLTYDGVNLVSKALHRANRQTTDLAVKALSCETSQAWETGLTLYNDIESTMVSGLTGEVEFQEGERSNTVLHITSLHEDGMIQVGNWSEQDGIEMYPIQYQSSAGSRSGINRTLVVTTVLEKPFVMFKQTEDGRTLEGNARFEGFCIDLLQFISEKVGFDYRIKLVEDGNYGGQLENGSFDGMVAELMERKADLAVAPLTISYVREQVIDFSKPFMYLGVTILYRVPEPQNPGVFSFLNPLSFDIWMYIIMAYLTVSLSFFMLARFSPYEWYNSHPINPEYDAVENQFTLLSCLWFSFGGLMQQGSELNPKAFSTRVLSGFWWFFSLILVSSYTANLAAFLTVERMVSPITNADDLAKQTTIEYGTRTSGATNTFFSRSKIHTYKTMWEFMSSRQHVFVQTYREGIDRVLNNKNYAFLMESTMAEYEVSQHCKNLTMIGGLMNSRGYGVGTPLGSRYRDEITKAILKLQEEDVLLELKNKWWKSGQCVRDDNSKDDASELGLKNIGGIFLVLVAGLILGIITVIAEFIWKSKQNAEIDKKSLCAEMMAGIRFAFRCNGKKKAPPSMEHKYIPSPYPTGINGQMIPMTETVA